In Paenibacillus sp. BIC5C1, a genomic segment contains:
- a CDS encoding VOC family protein — MIFEEVKLYTAQLEDIKYFYINTLGLNMAEESEHSFTLQIGLTKMIFMRSEADQNPFYHFAWMIPANRFQEAKAWAAARVRLSRHEGEDETYSTSWNSNSLYFEDPVGNILELIAHHTVLNESDRAFSEKDLLQVCEVGLVTEDVLSAVDELEQMGLKRWRAISDTFAPVGDVNGLFIVVKKERTWFFSEQKANIYPLEVSIREVGRLRIG, encoded by the coding sequence ATGATTTTTGAAGAAGTCAAATTATATACAGCGCAATTGGAAGACATCAAGTACTTTTATATCAACACTCTGGGGTTGAACATGGCTGAAGAGTCCGAGCATTCCTTCACGCTACAGATTGGATTGACGAAGATGATATTCATGCGAAGTGAAGCAGACCAGAATCCGTTTTACCACTTCGCCTGGATGATTCCAGCGAATCGTTTTCAGGAGGCCAAAGCATGGGCAGCGGCACGTGTCCGTCTAAGTAGGCATGAAGGTGAGGATGAGACTTATTCAACCAGTTGGAACTCGAATTCGCTCTATTTCGAAGATCCTGTCGGTAACATTCTGGAGCTGATTGCTCATCATACCGTTCTTAACGAGAGTGACCGCGCCTTTTCCGAGAAAGATCTGCTGCAGGTGTGTGAGGTGGGACTTGTCACGGAAGATGTGCTTTCTGCGGTAGATGAACTTGAGCAGATGGGATTGAAACGATGGAGAGCGATTAGTGATACCTTTGCCCCTGTTGGGGATGTGAATGGTCTGTTTATTGTGGTGAAGAAGGAGCGAACCTGGTTCTTTTCGGAGCAAAAAGCAAACATATATCCGCTGGAAGTGTCCATTCGTGAAGTCGGGAGACTTCGAATCGGCTAA
- a CDS encoding 5'-nucleotidase C-terminal domain-containing protein, which produces MKIWKTYVSLVLTLCLLFGSVGIAAAATDTNPGTGKHITILHTNDTHARAVESSPAMGFAKVAGIADKYRSENPNTLLLDAGDAVHGTTFATLVNGESIVKVMNEIGYQAMVPGNHEFNYGSERLIELADMMNFPMLSANVKKKDGTRLFDPYLIKEVDGVKIGIIALTTPETMYKTNPKNVEGLDITDPTAEAKVLVNEIRSKVDVVVVLGHLGQDASSTDTSFKVVKEVPGIDVFIDGHSHTVLQDGLVSDNGTLIASAGEYTNFVGVIDLWVDGGKVTKKQATLIDETEAKDIKPNEKVAALVNSIQKEQEPILKEEVANTAILLDGKREQVRAGETNLGDLLADAIRDVSKADIALTNGGGIRSSIEKGIVTKGDIITVLPFGNQVVTLEVKGSDVLAALENGVGSYPEPSGGFPQVSGMTFSIDSSAEKGSRVHSVMIGDKALDPKATYTLATNDFTAVGGDEYTMFAKYTTSGMYGAMDEALIEYMQKLGAVDIKTDGRIKEAKAPAVEPEAPVTETPAPTTPKPETPKPETPSKPTPSKPAPAKVHVVKSGDSLYSISKQYGTTWQALQKLNKIKNPHWIYPGQQLKLPAAS; this is translated from the coding sequence ATGAAAATCTGGAAGACTTATGTTTCGCTTGTGCTAACACTCTGTTTGCTGTTCGGCAGTGTAGGCATTGCCGCTGCTGCAACGGATACCAATCCGGGCACTGGTAAGCACATTACTATTCTACATACGAATGACACGCACGCACGCGCAGTGGAGTCCTCACCTGCGATGGGTTTCGCCAAAGTTGCTGGAATTGCGGACAAATACCGTAGCGAAAACCCAAATACCCTTCTGCTGGATGCCGGAGATGCAGTGCATGGTACAACCTTTGCTACACTCGTTAACGGTGAGAGCATTGTCAAAGTCATGAACGAAATCGGTTATCAGGCGATGGTACCGGGTAACCACGAATTCAACTACGGTTCCGAGCGCCTCATCGAACTTGCGGATATGATGAACTTCCCTATGCTCAGTGCCAATGTGAAAAAGAAAGACGGAACTCGTCTCTTCGATCCTTACCTCATTAAAGAAGTAGACGGTGTGAAGATTGGTATCATTGCGCTGACTACACCGGAAACGATGTACAAAACAAATCCGAAAAATGTGGAAGGTCTTGATATTACAGACCCAACTGCGGAAGCCAAAGTTCTCGTGAACGAAATTCGCAGCAAAGTAGATGTTGTTGTTGTATTGGGACACCTTGGACAAGACGCGTCCAGCACCGATACTAGCTTCAAAGTTGTAAAAGAAGTGCCTGGCATTGATGTTTTCATCGACGGTCATAGCCATACAGTTCTGCAAGATGGACTTGTATCCGATAACGGAACACTGATCGCAAGCGCCGGTGAGTATACAAACTTTGTAGGCGTGATCGACCTGTGGGTTGATGGCGGTAAAGTAACGAAAAAACAAGCAACACTGATTGATGAAACGGAAGCAAAAGACATCAAGCCGAATGAGAAAGTTGCCGCATTGGTGAACTCCATTCAAAAAGAACAAGAACCCATTTTGAAAGAAGAAGTAGCCAATACAGCGATTCTGCTGGACGGCAAACGTGAACAAGTACGCGCAGGTGAAACGAATCTGGGTGATCTGCTGGCAGATGCCATCCGTGACGTCAGCAAAGCCGATATCGCACTCACAAACGGTGGCGGTATTCGTTCTTCCATTGAAAAAGGTATCGTAACTAAAGGTGATATCATTACTGTCCTTCCTTTTGGCAATCAGGTTGTAACGCTTGAAGTAAAAGGCTCCGATGTACTCGCAGCCCTTGAAAACGGTGTAGGATCTTATCCAGAACCAAGTGGCGGATTCCCACAAGTATCCGGCATGACCTTCAGCATTGATTCTTCCGCTGAAAAAGGTAGCCGTGTACACTCCGTCATGATCGGAGATAAAGCCCTTGATCCAAAAGCAACATACACATTAGCTACGAATGATTTCACTGCTGTTGGCGGTGACGAGTACACGATGTTTGCGAAATACACAACGTCCGGCATGTACGGTGCTATGGATGAAGCGTTGATCGAATACATGCAAAAACTGGGCGCTGTAGATATTAAAACCGACGGTCGGATCAAGGAAGCAAAAGCTCCTGCGGTTGAACCGGAAGCTCCAGTAACGGAAACACCAGCTCCAACTACACCGAAACCAGAGACACCAAAACCAGAAACACCGTCGAAACCGACGCCAAGCAAACCAGCTCCAGCCAAAGTGCATGTTGTAAAATCCGGAGACTCCCTGTATTCCATCTCCAAACAATACGGCACCACTTGGCAAGCTCTGCAAAAGCTGAACAAGATCAAAAATCCACACTGGATTTATCCAGGTCAACAATTGAAACTGCCTGCAGCTTCTTAA
- a CDS encoding helix-turn-helix domain-containing protein, whose amino-acid sequence MVEHAFGPYLKQLREQQGYSINQLAEAAGISNSQISRIENGVRGVPKPATIRKISDALSIPYADMMKQAGYLENGNTASQLHDAPEWATYKDRRDFKKMLEDEDDLMFDGIPLDDEDKKRIKDVLTGLFWEAKQMNKRKKTNDPDERP is encoded by the coding sequence ATTGTGGAGCACGCTTTTGGTCCTTATCTGAAACAACTGCGCGAGCAACAGGGATACAGCATTAATCAGCTCGCCGAAGCAGCAGGAATCAGCAACTCGCAAATTTCACGCATTGAGAATGGGGTTCGCGGAGTTCCCAAGCCTGCTACCATCCGCAAAATCTCGGACGCACTCTCGATTCCCTACGCGGATATGATGAAACAGGCCGGATATCTTGAAAACGGAAATACAGCAAGTCAGCTCCATGACGCTCCAGAATGGGCAACTTACAAGGACCGTCGAGACTTTAAGAAGATGCTGGAGGACGAGGATGATCTGATGTTTGACGGCATCCCGCTGGATGATGAGGACAAGAAACGAATCAAGGATGTCCTGACAGGTCTGTTCTGGGAAGCCAAACAGATGAACAAGCGCAAAAAAACGAACGATCCGGACGAGCGCCCATGA
- a CDS encoding response regulator transcription factor, which translates to MPITILLADDHAMVRRGLHVFLSTQPDMDVVGEASNGQEALEQADQLHPDVVLMDLHMPVLDGIETARRLRSILPGIRIIVLTSFSDQDHVVPAVRAGVKGYLLKDIEPEDLAAAIRNVHAGQVELHPAAAGQLMHVMASSELSMNEAHGRANPHTSTRLPEQERVGLGKETSHGPDMLTRREREVLGLIAQGLSNKEIAIKLIITEKTVKTHVSHLLDKLGLADRTQAALHAVRNGWVV; encoded by the coding sequence ATGCCGATTACGATTTTACTCGCTGATGACCATGCAATGGTGAGGCGCGGGTTGCACGTTTTTTTGTCCACACAACCAGATATGGACGTCGTCGGAGAAGCGTCGAACGGACAGGAAGCACTTGAACAAGCAGATCAATTGCATCCGGATGTGGTATTAATGGATCTGCATATGCCCGTGCTTGACGGGATTGAGACGGCGAGAAGGCTTCGTTCGATCTTGCCTGGAATCCGTATTATCGTACTTACGTCCTTTTCCGATCAGGATCATGTCGTACCAGCCGTACGCGCAGGAGTGAAAGGGTATCTGCTGAAAGATATTGAGCCAGAGGATCTTGCCGCTGCCATTCGTAATGTGCATGCAGGTCAGGTAGAACTTCATCCAGCGGCAGCAGGACAATTAATGCATGTGATGGCTTCGTCTGAACTGTCGATGAATGAAGCGCATGGGCGTGCCAATCCACATACGTCTACTCGGCTTCCAGAGCAAGAGCGGGTTGGGCTGGGAAAGGAAACTTCTCATGGACCGGACATGCTCACCCGTCGGGAACGAGAGGTTCTGGGGCTGATCGCACAAGGATTGAGTAATAAGGAGATCGCCATCAAACTAATCATTACCGAGAAAACGGTGAAAACCCATGTCAGTCATCTGTTGGACAAATTGGGACTGGCAGACCGCACGCAAGCTGCGCTTCATGCCGTTAGAAATGGTTGGGTCGTCTGA
- a CDS encoding proline--tRNA ligase codes for MRQSEMLVPTLREAPAEADATGHRWLLRSGMIRQLAAGIYSYLPLGRRILLNVERIVREEMDRAGCQEVLLPIMQPAELWEESGRYTQYGPELMRLKDRHAREFALGPTHEEVVTALARDEVNSYRKLPFTLYQIGTKFRDERRPRFGLLRGREFIMKDAYSFASDWEELDRTYQAMNTAYSRILERCGLEYIRVEADAGTIGGQGETHEFMALADVGEDTIVTCKHCGYAANLEKAGYQTSGSSVNNSGQAEASAELETVDQADENAEGDTLVRIQTPGVRTINELSAFVGVDAQHIIKTLLYQADGQLVAALVRGDHEVNDIALKQVLGAEELILADETALASHPNLTVGFLGPIGLDLPIVVDADVAAMERAITGANEVDMHYSNVVPGKDFALDKVDRIRFAAEGDGCPTCGESLVFTKGIEVGHIFKLGTKYSDAMGASFLDRNGRQCAPVMGCYGIGVSRLMAAIAEQYAGEDGIRWPAAIAPYHIHLIPMSWKDEQQRELTLELEQQLLDAGYSVLIDDRDERPGVKFKDSELIGLPVQIVIGRGAAEGQVEFGSHVLAARGESKRISMSAQEAVSQVKEQL; via the coding sequence ATGCGTCAAAGTGAAATGCTTGTTCCAACATTACGTGAAGCACCAGCAGAGGCAGATGCAACTGGGCATCGCTGGTTACTGCGCTCAGGAATGATTCGCCAACTTGCTGCAGGGATATATAGTTACCTGCCCTTAGGACGTCGTATCTTGCTGAATGTCGAACGAATCGTTCGGGAAGAAATGGACCGTGCAGGATGTCAGGAAGTATTGCTGCCAATCATGCAGCCTGCTGAGCTATGGGAAGAATCCGGAAGATATACACAGTATGGCCCTGAGTTGATGCGTCTGAAGGATCGCCATGCACGAGAATTCGCCCTGGGTCCAACTCATGAAGAGGTTGTGACTGCACTGGCTCGTGACGAGGTTAATTCCTATCGGAAGCTGCCGTTTACACTTTACCAGATTGGAACCAAATTCAGAGATGAACGTCGCCCAAGGTTTGGGTTACTGCGGGGACGGGAGTTCATCATGAAGGATGCGTACTCTTTTGCTTCCGATTGGGAAGAGTTGGACCGCACCTATCAGGCCATGAATACGGCGTATTCGCGTATTTTGGAGCGTTGTGGACTGGAATATATTCGAGTGGAAGCTGATGCGGGCACCATTGGTGGTCAGGGGGAAACCCACGAATTCATGGCACTTGCTGATGTGGGAGAAGATACGATCGTAACCTGCAAACATTGTGGATATGCCGCAAATCTGGAGAAGGCGGGATATCAGACTTCTGGATCTTCCGTGAATAATTCAGGACAAGCGGAAGCTTCTGCTGAGCTAGAAACGGTTGATCAAGCTGATGAGAATGCCGAAGGGGATACCTTGGTTCGTATCCAAACGCCAGGTGTACGAACAATCAATGAGTTAAGTGCATTTGTGGGCGTGGATGCTCAGCACATAATCAAAACATTGCTTTATCAGGCCGATGGTCAACTGGTCGCTGCGCTTGTTCGTGGGGATCATGAAGTGAATGATATTGCGCTGAAGCAGGTATTGGGTGCAGAGGAGCTGATTCTGGCTGATGAAACAGCCCTTGCAAGTCATCCGAATTTAACTGTAGGTTTCCTGGGTCCTATTGGACTGGATCTGCCGATTGTAGTAGATGCGGATGTAGCTGCAATGGAACGTGCCATTACAGGCGCGAATGAAGTTGATATGCACTATTCCAACGTAGTTCCAGGTAAAGATTTTGCTTTGGACAAAGTAGATCGAATTCGTTTCGCTGCTGAAGGTGACGGCTGCCCAACCTGTGGAGAATCGCTGGTATTCACAAAAGGAATAGAAGTCGGGCATATCTTCAAGTTGGGAACCAAGTACAGTGACGCTATGGGAGCATCCTTCCTGGATCGCAATGGACGGCAGTGCGCACCTGTAATGGGTTGTTACGGTATTGGTGTGTCTCGTCTGATGGCCGCTATTGCTGAACAATATGCCGGAGAGGATGGCATCCGTTGGCCGGCAGCCATTGCACCTTATCATATACATCTGATCCCAATGAGCTGGAAAGATGAACAGCAACGCGAACTCACGCTGGAACTGGAACAACAACTATTAGATGCCGGATACAGCGTATTGATTGATGATCGGGATGAACGGCCAGGGGTGAAGTTCAAGGACTCGGAATTGATCGGATTGCCTGTCCAGATTGTTATTGGCCGAGGTGCGGCCGAGGGACAGGTGGAATTTGGATCGCATGTTCTTGCAGCACGAGGTGAATCCAAACGAATCAGTATGTCGGCACAAGAGGCTGTAAGTCAGGTGAAGGAACAACTATAG
- a CDS encoding VOC family protein yields MIKGIFETHLNVTDLERSHHFYEQIVGLQHAYGQKERGNSFYWIGDEGNAMLGLWQKDPSEVQRQHFAFQVSLEDMKQAVTYLEDKGIMTHNFLDDDIGDLYVFGWMPAVSVYFTDPDGHSLEFISMLPDEAKPELGMVPWSEWEKMHGRVKEDTA; encoded by the coding sequence ATGATTAAAGGCATATTTGAGACTCATCTGAACGTAACGGATCTGGAGAGATCCCATCATTTTTATGAACAGATCGTTGGATTGCAGCACGCTTATGGGCAGAAGGAACGTGGGAACTCCTTTTATTGGATTGGCGATGAAGGCAATGCGATGCTTGGACTTTGGCAAAAGGACCCTTCCGAGGTGCAGCGACAGCATTTTGCTTTTCAAGTATCGTTGGAGGATATGAAGCAAGCTGTCACTTATTTGGAGGATAAAGGGATCATGACGCATAACTTTTTGGATGATGATATTGGTGATTTGTATGTATTTGGGTGGATGCCGGCTGTGTCCGTGTATTTTACCGATCCGGATGGTCATTCCCTGGAATTTATTTCGATGCTACCGGATGAAGCGAAGCCGGAACTTGGCATGGTGCCATGGAGTGAGTGGGAGAAGATGCACGGTCGGGTGAAGGAGGACACAGCATGA
- a CDS encoding GAF domain-containing sensor histidine kinase codes for MTEQAGMQEMYTLKTIAETLNTSNDLNLMLDTVLGKLLELTGLTTGWVFLIDTQGDYSCVADYSLPPALLHHDKEPMRCGSCWCVNRFRDGRLDNAVNIINCKRLEDAVDHQWGDTHDITHHATVPLRSGEKMLGLLNVAAPGKEHFSDSELALLQAVAYQIGSAMERMRLYSAEQRRADLYVRLGEFSRSLGVTVNDCNSGDDMAKTVVKLLGLHYDWPFAALLSQKNGSFMVQAAHAHGKSEMISTSGLSPEVENRMYRVIDSHRAMVLSTTDIQDVSAICNNQFSMSVLASGLAAPIPLSSPGETAVLVVGLGSANDFLQADREVFDALAEHITASWESLRLVYKRRELTRLEERNRLARDLHDSVNQILFSLSLTAKGAESMLAGSPQLHPAAEAMKDIRSLSQEALKEMRALIMQLRPADLESGLLSALQEYGTGQGLQVVVHRTGMRSLPQSIEEGLWRIGQEALNNVRKHAGVPSAEISLQLSDQEAALIVTDRGKGGAKRRETLPSNSLGLSIMRERAQSLGGRLELVSSSRKGTSVTVVIPLPSESV; via the coding sequence ATGACGGAACAAGCCGGAATGCAGGAGATGTACACACTGAAGACGATCGCGGAAACGCTCAACACATCCAACGACCTGAATCTGATGCTGGATACGGTACTCGGAAAGTTGTTGGAACTGACGGGATTGACTACGGGCTGGGTGTTCCTGATCGATACTCAGGGAGATTACTCCTGTGTTGCTGATTACAGTCTGCCTCCTGCTCTGCTGCATCATGACAAGGAGCCGATGCGCTGTGGGTCTTGCTGGTGCGTGAATCGCTTCCGAGACGGGAGATTGGATAATGCCGTCAATATTATTAATTGCAAACGTCTGGAGGATGCCGTCGATCATCAATGGGGAGATACCCATGACATCACCCATCATGCAACGGTTCCGCTTCGCTCGGGGGAGAAGATGCTGGGTCTTCTGAATGTTGCTGCTCCAGGAAAAGAGCATTTCAGTGATAGTGAGCTGGCGCTTTTGCAGGCTGTAGCTTATCAGATAGGTAGTGCAATGGAGCGGATGCGATTATATAGCGCAGAGCAAAGGCGAGCGGATCTGTATGTCAGATTGGGGGAGTTCAGCCGATCGCTGGGCGTGACGGTCAATGATTGCAACAGTGGGGACGATATGGCCAAGACGGTTGTAAAGCTGCTCGGACTACATTACGACTGGCCTTTTGCTGCACTGCTATCCCAGAAGAACGGAAGCTTTATGGTACAGGCGGCTCATGCTCATGGCAAGTCCGAAATGATATCAACATCTGGACTCTCTCCAGAGGTGGAGAATCGCATGTATCGTGTAATCGATTCTCATCGGGCTATGGTATTGTCGACAACGGATATTCAAGATGTTTCTGCCATTTGCAATAATCAGTTCTCTATGTCCGTTTTGGCTTCGGGCTTGGCTGCCCCCATCCCATTAAGTTCTCCTGGCGAAACGGCAGTACTGGTGGTTGGATTGGGCTCGGCCAATGATTTCCTTCAGGCAGATCGTGAGGTTTTCGATGCACTCGCTGAACATATTACAGCCTCGTGGGAGAGTCTGAGACTGGTATACAAACGCCGGGAATTAACCCGACTGGAGGAACGAAACCGACTGGCTCGAGATTTGCATGATTCGGTGAACCAAATTTTGTTCTCCCTGTCCCTGACAGCCAAAGGGGCGGAGAGCATGTTAGCCGGATCACCACAGCTGCATCCCGCTGCGGAAGCGATGAAGGATATACGTTCCTTGTCACAGGAAGCATTGAAGGAAATGCGTGCCTTGATAATGCAGCTTCGTCCGGCCGATTTGGAGTCTGGTCTGCTCAGTGCATTGCAGGAATATGGTACAGGACAGGGATTGCAGGTTGTTGTACATCGGACGGGGATGCGCTCCTTGCCTCAAAGTATTGAGGAAGGCTTATGGCGTATTGGACAGGAAGCGCTCAATAATGTACGTAAACATGCGGGAGTCCCTTCCGCTGAGATATCCCTCCAGTTAAGCGATCAGGAAGCGGCATTAATCGTTACGGATCGCGGAAAAGGGGGAGCCAAAAGGCGTGAGACTTTGCCTTCCAATTCACTGGGTCTGTCCATCATGAGGGAACGGGCCCAATCGTTGGGCGGCAGACTTGAACTTGTGAGTTCATCCCGTAAGGGAACATCGGTAACGGTCGTCATTCCACTTCCGTCCGAATCTGTATAA
- a CDS encoding ImmA/IrrE family metallo-endopeptidase, which produces MDDIVTKLIRKHRTNCPFSIARAIGIQIRFTNLGKSTKGLYFRKLRRRFIVIHNDLPPEWQRFVCAHELGHDRLHKGINRFFLEEHSYFAPGKLERQANRFAIQLLTSGVMPEPDESLEKFCLRTGLPREVRHFF; this is translated from the coding sequence ATGGATGACATTGTAACAAAGCTGATTCGAAAACACCGGACAAACTGCCCTTTCAGCATTGCCAGAGCCATTGGAATACAGATCCGGTTCACCAATCTGGGCAAGTCTACCAAAGGACTGTATTTCCGAAAGCTCCGTCGCAGATTTATCGTCATTCACAATGATTTACCGCCGGAATGGCAGCGTTTCGTGTGTGCCCATGAACTTGGACATGACCGATTGCACAAAGGTATCAACCGTTTCTTTCTGGAGGAACACTCCTATTTTGCCCCAGGCAAGCTGGAAAGACAGGCCAATCGCTTTGCCATACAGCTCCTAACTTCAGGGGTCATGCCAGAGCCGGATGAATCACTGGAGAAATTTTGTTTGCGTACTGGACTGCCACGTGAAGTGCGGCATTTTTTTTAG
- a CDS encoding ArpU family phage packaging/lysis transcriptional regulator produces the protein MELMLPELDRRKTQTAVEAALEKYRIYKTIAFEEREVMVTASYAERFHGATNVTGDSTARTAIYNVDVQRARQAYCDTIDFVVSRLSEKERVLVRERYLKDDDVFDYKVYNHVFDPPVSKDTYTKIRTRAFYKMALALSDRGLINMEPLSASRKERKKLG, from the coding sequence ATGGAACTGATGCTGCCCGAATTGGACCGACGCAAAACGCAGACTGCTGTTGAAGCCGCGCTGGAAAAATACCGGATTTATAAAACGATTGCTTTTGAGGAACGAGAGGTAATGGTGACGGCGAGTTACGCTGAGCGATTCCATGGTGCAACGAATGTGACCGGGGATTCCACGGCCAGAACGGCAATCTATAATGTGGATGTACAGCGCGCACGTCAGGCGTACTGCGATACGATTGATTTTGTGGTATCTCGACTGAGTGAGAAGGAACGTGTACTTGTGAGAGAACGTTATCTGAAGGATGACGATGTATTTGACTATAAAGTGTATAACCATGTGTTTGACCCTCCTGTCAGCAAGGATACGTATACGAAGATTCGGACACGTGCTTTCTATAAAATGGCGCTGGCTCTGTCGGATCGGGGCCTGATTAATATGGAGCCTTTATCTGCATCACGCAAAGAGCGAAAGAAGTTGGGCTAA
- a CDS encoding NAD(P)H-dependent oxidoreductase has protein sequence MNIIILAGSNRKNATSTRLGEYAAEVISGQGHEANLFDLYQTPLPFYAPDEKQNEDQNLSDLNRRMLAADAIILSTPEYHGSISGVLKNALDHLSQAHFSGKPVLSISSAGGAVGVSSLLQLQAIIRNLHGINAQEWISIGGAQRRRFEATFDGYEEFEGSQDIEDRIKRVIGSFLHLAETLTAVRKPSES, from the coding sequence ATGAATATTATCATTTTGGCAGGCAGTAACCGGAAAAATGCAACCAGTACACGTTTGGGGGAATATGCCGCGGAGGTAATCAGCGGTCAGGGGCATGAAGCCAACTTGTTCGATTTATATCAGACACCTCTCCCATTCTATGCACCGGATGAAAAACAGAATGAAGATCAGAATCTGTCAGATCTGAACAGACGGATGCTCGCTGCAGATGCCATTATTCTGTCAACGCCAGAGTATCACGGCAGCATCAGCGGTGTACTCAAAAACGCACTGGATCACCTGAGCCAGGCTCATTTCAGTGGAAAACCGGTATTGTCCATCAGCTCAGCAGGAGGTGCGGTGGGCGTAAGTTCACTTTTGCAGCTGCAGGCAATTATTCGCAATCTGCACGGTATTAACGCACAGGAGTGGATTTCCATTGGCGGTGCACAGCGCAGAAGATTTGAAGCAACATTTGACGGGTACGAAGAATTTGAAGGCAGTCAGGACATTGAGGATCGGATCAAACGTGTAATTGGTTCATTTTTGCACCTTGCCGAGACGTTAACTGCAGTACGGAAGCCGTCCGAGAGTTAA